In the Euphorbia lathyris chromosome 5, ddEupLath1.1, whole genome shotgun sequence genome, one interval contains:
- the LOC136231184 gene encoding probable O-methyltransferase 3, which yields MEMVSVENIDELIKAQTQIWSTSLCFIKSMCLKCAVELGIPDIINSHGQPISLSDLVASLPIQSTKTDHVFRLMRILVHSGFFSIETSAEKNNQEQYRLTPASRLLLESTSLGYGEFVSLVLDPVIMQPFEHMSTWLKSDDLNPFITVNGKTLWEKASHEPRLNNLFNDCMAADSGLVAKMVMIKCKEVFEGIDSLVDVAGGTGNMARAIAENFPDMSCTVLDLAQVVNADLETRNNLDFVIGDMFQAVPPADAILLKWILHDWSDQECVKILKNCKDAIAKRKGKQGKIIIIEVVMRNKTWDDNDWSEAQMLFDMEMMGCMVGKERTEKEWAKLFFDSGFIQYKIHPILGPRALIELFP from the exons ATGGAGATGGTTAGTGTAGAAAACATAGATGAGCTAATCAAAGCTCAAACCCAAATATGGAGTACTTCACTTTGTTTTATTAAGTCAATGTGCCTAAAATGTGCAGTTGAGTTAGGAATACCAGATATCATCAATAGCCATGGTCAGCCAATTTCTCTATCTGATCTTGTTGCTTCTCTTCCAATTCAATCCACAAAAACTGACCATGTTTTTCGCCTTATGCGAATTCTGGTCCATTCGGGTTTCTTCTCTATAGAGACATCCGCCGAAAAAAACAACCAAGAGCAATATAGGCTTACTCCAGCTTCTCGTCTTCTCCTCGAGAGCACCTCTTTAGGATACGGAGAGTTCGTATCTCTTGTCCTTGACCCAGTTATAATGCAGCCATTTGAGCATATGAGTACTTGGTTGAAGAGTGATGATCTGAACCCATTTATTACTGTTAACGGGAAGACGCTTTGGGAAAAGGCGAGCCACGAACCGAGGCTCAATAACTTGTTTAATGACTGTATGGCTGCTGATAGTGGTTTGGTTGCTAAGATGGTGATGATCAAGTGTAAGGAGGTATTTGAAGGGATTGATTCGTTGGTTGATGTTGCTGGTGGAACTGGGAATATGGCTAGAGCCATTGCTGAAAATTTTCCTGACATGAGTTGCACTGTTTTGGATCTTGCACAAGTTGTTAATGCTGACTTGGAAACCAGAAATAACTTGGATTTTGTTATTGGAGATATGTTTCAAGCTGTTCCTCCTGctgatgcaattttactcaaG TGGATATTGCACGATTGGAGTGACCAAGAATGTGTGAAGATACTTAAAAATTGCAAAGATGCCATAGCTAAGAGAAAGGGAAAGCAAGGGAAGATTATAATCATTGAAGTAGTAATGAGAAACAAAACTTGGGATGACAATGATTGGAGTGAAGCACAAATGTTGTTCGACATGGAAATGATGGGATGTATGGTTGGGAAAGAGAGAACTGAGAAAGAATGGGCAAAGCTCTTCTTTGATTCTGGTTTCATTCAATATAAGATACATCCTATTTTAGGCCCCAGAGCTCTCATTGAGCTTTTTCCTTGA
- the LOC136230138 gene encoding trans-resveratrol di-O-methyltransferase-like → MNNSKNNSCELLKAQAHIWNHIFNFMNSMCLKCAVELGIPDIINNHGKPITISELNSALYIHPTKAHCLPRLMRLLIHSGFFALSKLNDDDKEEEKEEEGYVLTNSSQLLLKDHPFSLAPLLLLNLDPILAKPWHFTSSWFLNHDPTTFHTSQGMAFWDYVGHDPKINNLFNKAMANDSGLLTNILVDEGKEVFDGLNSVVDVGGGTGTTSKAIAQAFPHIQCTVLDLPQVVDGLHDTPNLKFVAGNMFEAVPPADAVMLKWILHDWSDQECLKILEQCKEAIKGRKGGKVIIIDMVKEIEKGDNEAIETQLFFDMLMMVFFCGKERHEKEWAKLFSTAGYSGYKIIPILGLRSIIEVYP, encoded by the exons ATGAATAATTCAAAGAATAATAGTTGTGAGCTTCTTAAAGCTCAAGCTCACATATGGAACCACATCTTCAACTTCATGAACTCCATGTGTCTAAAATGTGCAGTTGAATTGGGGATTCCAGATATCATCAATAACCATGGAAAACCCATCACTATTTCTGAGCTCAATTCTGCTCTATATATCCACCCAACCAAAGCTCATTGCCTTCCTCGCCTGATGCGCCTTTTGATTCATTCTGGTTTCTTTGCTCTCTCAAAATTAAATGATGAtgataaagaagaagaaaaagaagaagaagggtaTGTTCTTACCAATTCGTCTCAGCTACTCCTAAAGGACCACCCTTTTAGTTTAGCACCGCTATTACTACTCAATCTTGATCCTATTTTAGCAAAACCATGGCATTTTACTAGCAGTTGGTTCCTTAATCATGATCCAACCACATTTCATACTTCTCAGGGGATGGCTTTTTGGGATTATGTTGGCCATGATCCTAAAATCAACAATTTATTTAACAAAGCTATGGCCAATGATTCTGGGCTGCTTACTAATATTCTGGTAGATGAAGGGAAAGAGGTGTTTGATGGGTTGAATTCAGTAGTTGATGTTGGAGGTGGAACTGGAACTACATCCAAAGCCATAGCCCAAGCATTTCCTCACATTCAATGCACTGTCCTTGATCTTCCACAAGTGGTGGACGGCCTCCATGACACTCCTAATCTGAAATTTGTAGCAGGCAACATGTTTGAAGCAGTTCCTCCTGCAGATGCAGTTATGTTAAAG TGGATTTTGCATGATTGGAGCGACCAAGAATGCTTGAAGATTTTGGAGCAATGCAAAGAAGCAATTAAAGGGAGGAAAGGAGGAAAGGTGATTATCATAGATATGGTGAAGGAGATTGAGAAAGGAGACAATGAAGCCATTGAAACTCAACTCTTCTTTGATATGCTAATGATGGTGTTTTTTTGTGGTAAGGAAAGGCATGAAAAAGAATGGGCAAAACTCTTTTCTACTGCTGGCTATAGTGGCTATAAGATCATCCCCATTCTAGGTTTAAGATCTATTATTGAAGTTTATCCATAA